The following proteins are encoded in a genomic region of Sorangiineae bacterium MSr12523:
- the cysC gene encoding adenylyl-sulfate kinase → MSGSQSSKNGAVVWFTGLSGAGKSTLAEALLPRLRAAGKKVELLDGDIVRTHLSKGLGYSREDRDINVDRIAFVAHLLARNGVTVLVAAISPYRASRDRARETIGSFVEVHVAPPVAECIKRDVKGLYQKALAGEIPQFTGVNDPYEEPLSAELTLDTSAISVEKALSQILITLRELGYLEESELARAEAPGDAANPS, encoded by the coding sequence ATGTCCGGCTCACAAAGCTCGAAAAATGGGGCAGTTGTGTGGTTTACGGGGCTCTCCGGCGCGGGGAAGTCCACCTTGGCCGAGGCCTTGCTCCCCCGGCTCCGGGCCGCGGGCAAGAAGGTCGAGCTGCTCGATGGCGACATCGTCCGCACCCACCTCTCCAAAGGGCTCGGCTATTCCCGTGAAGATCGCGACATTAACGTAGACCGCATCGCCTTCGTTGCGCACCTTCTCGCACGCAACGGGGTGACCGTCCTCGTGGCCGCCATCTCCCCCTACCGCGCATCGCGGGACCGCGCGCGGGAGACCATCGGCTCGTTCGTGGAGGTGCACGTTGCACCCCCCGTCGCCGAGTGCATCAAGCGCGACGTGAAGGGCCTCTACCAAAAGGCTCTCGCGGGCGAGATCCCCCAGTTTACCGGGGTCAACGACCCCTACGAAGAACCCCTTTCCGCCGAGCTCACGCTCGATACGAGCGCCATCTCGGTCGAAAAGGCCCTTTCCCAGATTCTCATCACATTGCGCGAGCTCGGTTACCTCGAGGAATCCGAATTGGCTCGCGCCGAGGCGCCCGGCGACGCGGCGAATCCATCATGA
- a CDS encoding XRE family transcriptional regulator, which produces MAVRKGNPGARARAAEALGDDIGAAELGRRVAENLRQRRKARGMSLDDLAQSSGVSRAALSQIETQKSNPTLGILWKIAVGLGVPFADLIGEAKGGVSILRRGDAQILRSLDGKLESRPLAPAGASPVVELYELRMAARSTHVSEAHAPGTHELVVVLTGSLRLRVEGEVYDLVAGDSISFPADVGHAYENPGGSEARYHNVIVYER; this is translated from the coding sequence TTGGCTGTTCGCAAGGGCAATCCGGGAGCGCGTGCACGTGCCGCCGAGGCATTGGGCGATGACATTGGTGCGGCGGAGCTGGGACGGCGGGTCGCAGAGAACCTCCGCCAGCGGCGCAAAGCACGCGGAATGTCTCTGGATGATCTGGCTCAATCTTCGGGGGTGAGCCGCGCGGCCCTCTCCCAGATCGAGACCCAGAAGTCGAACCCCACGCTAGGCATCCTCTGGAAGATCGCCGTGGGCCTCGGGGTGCCCTTCGCCGACTTGATTGGGGAGGCCAAGGGCGGCGTGTCGATTCTGCGGCGCGGAGACGCTCAAATCCTGCGTTCTCTCGATGGCAAGCTGGAGAGTCGCCCGCTCGCGCCCGCTGGGGCATCGCCGGTGGTGGAGCTGTACGAGCTCCGGATGGCCGCCCGTTCGACCCACGTGTCGGAGGCGCACGCGCCGGGCACCCACGAGTTGGTGGTGGTGCTCACCGGTTCGCTGCGGCTTCGCGTGGAAGGGGAGGTCTACGATCTTGTCGCGGGTGATTCCATTTCGTTTCCGGCAGATGTCGGGCACGCGTACGAGAACCCCGGTGGCTCCGAAGCGCGGTACCACAACGTCATCGTTTATGAACGATAG
- the cobA gene encoding uroporphyrinogen-III C-methyltransferase, producing MQRGKVWLVGAGPGDPELLTVRAHRLIANAETLAYDELVSPEILALAPAGAERIPVGRRGGGCRHHEAKIHPRVLELALEGREVIRVKGGDPYIFGRGGEEAEELFAARIPFEVVPGISAALGAAARLHVPLTHRGVSSSVTFATAHAATPDGEASLPSYLPSDGTLVFYMGLGKLSDRLAELMQAGRPASTPAVAIASATLPNERAVFGTIGTLAELVQAANLEAPALVIIGEVISRAVSSPESKDALLGEIAEYAMISG from the coding sequence ATGCAACGGGGCAAAGTTTGGCTGGTGGGCGCGGGCCCGGGTGATCCCGAGTTGCTCACCGTGCGTGCGCATCGTCTGATCGCGAACGCGGAAACGCTGGCGTACGACGAGCTGGTTTCGCCCGAGATTCTGGCGCTTGCGCCGGCGGGGGCGGAGCGCATTCCGGTGGGGCGTCGCGGCGGTGGCTGTCGCCATCACGAGGCGAAGATTCACCCGCGCGTGCTGGAGCTCGCGCTGGAGGGCCGTGAGGTCATCCGCGTGAAGGGCGGCGATCCGTACATTTTCGGCCGCGGCGGCGAAGAAGCCGAGGAGCTTTTCGCCGCGCGCATTCCCTTCGAGGTGGTCCCGGGTATCTCGGCGGCGTTGGGCGCCGCGGCCCGTTTGCATGTGCCGCTCACGCACCGCGGGGTCTCTTCCTCGGTGACGTTCGCCACGGCGCACGCTGCGACACCGGACGGTGAAGCGAGCTTGCCGAGCTATTTGCCCAGCGACGGCACCTTGGTCTTCTACATGGGCCTGGGCAAACTCAGCGATCGCCTCGCCGAGTTGATGCAAGCCGGTCGCCCCGCCTCGACCCCCGCCGTCGCCATCGCATCGGCCACGCTTCCCAACGAGCGCGCCGTCTTCGGCACCATCGGCACCCTCGCCGAGTTGGTCCAAGCCGCCAACCTGGAAGCCCCCGCCTTGGTCATCATCGGCGAAGTCATCTCCCGCGCCGTCTCCAGCCCCGAGTCCAAAGACGCCCTTCTGGGCGAAATCGCGGAATATGCTATGATTTCCGGATGA